In Pedobacter sp. WC2423, the following are encoded in one genomic region:
- a CDS encoding MotA/TolQ/ExbB proton channel family protein — translation MITLLQVATDTVHHLTDTANAANQAVAAAPQELHFFDLLMKGGWVMLPLAFLAFSGLVIFVERYLTIRKSSKTESNLMLQIKQYIHEGRLENATALCRNTNSPLGRMLEKGLRRIGRPIKDIEAAIENVGKLEVSKLEKNISILGIIAGIAPMLGFVGTIIGVITIFHDVSVKGAIEIGTISGGLYTKMITSATGLIVGIIAYVLYHILNAMVERIILRMETDALEFIDLLEEPGK, via the coding sequence ATGATCACTTTGCTACAGGTTGCTACAGATACAGTACACCATTTAACAGATACCGCCAACGCTGCAAACCAGGCTGTAGCTGCTGCACCTCAGGAACTCCACTTCTTTGATTTATTAATGAAGGGTGGCTGGGTTATGCTTCCACTTGCATTTCTTGCTTTTTCTGGTTTAGTAATCTTCGTTGAACGTTACCTGACTATCAGAAAATCTTCTAAAACAGAATCTAATCTGATGCTTCAGATTAAACAATATATCCACGAAGGCAGATTAGAAAACGCAACCGCTTTATGCAGAAATACGAATTCTCCATTAGGACGTATGCTGGAAAAAGGTCTTAGACGTATTGGTCGCCCGATCAAGGATATTGAAGCTGCAATTGAAAATGTAGGTAAACTGGAAGTCTCCAAATTAGAGAAGAACATCAGTATACTGGGTATTATTGCAGGTATTGCACCCATGTTAGGTTTCGTAGGAACGATTATCGGGGTAATTACAATTTTCCATGATGTATCTGTAAAAGGTGCAATTGAAATCGGAACCATATCTGGTGGTTTATATACTAAAATGATTACTTCAGCAACAGGTCTGATTGTAGGTATTATCGCTTATGTTTTATACCACATCCTGAATGCAATGGTAGAAAGAATCATCCTGAGAATGGAAACCGATGCATTAGAATTTATTGATTTATTAGAGGAACCAGGTAAATAA